One segment of Allorhodopirellula heiligendammensis DNA contains the following:
- a CDS encoding redoxin domain-containing protein, producing the protein MNTRFHPQSLCVLPARYLRCAAWLSIFALSLTFSGSHPQAAADDDVTQADTFQPSEAVKTALMPLFDSISKADGSRANVELTVETVMHGEILSREPSSFAIASKSPDHHTIYHQSEGESKRIYADGKTYIVALSPQAYYELPDVLSNQAIVTSSPINLGAYPEPLLALTLAGVDPTISFFNGMFSVEAMGKTKFRGRTDSVHVRGQQDDNVVWDLWITDEQHPRPLRLLVNLTPMLQASDQVHVPEGYGLSLRYDFVKWRVTGEVEDKLFHFVPAPDATQYASLADYEEQTSPEIGSHPLLGKPVPEYTLTLLDGTEVSSEELKDKIVVLDFWATWCTPCMQAMPTIKSSVAEFADKDVVFYAINAGENASLVNGFASEQDWGVDVAVDPEGTLMDAFSAEEIPLTLIVGRNGIVESTHMGYPGEDALAKQFHDELDVLVRGGRIASSQPE; encoded by the coding sequence ATGAACACTCGCTTCCACCCGCAGTCGCTCTGCGTGCTCCCTGCTCGATATCTCCGGTGCGCAGCGTGGCTATCAATCTTCGCACTGTCGTTGACATTCTCGGGCAGTCACCCCCAGGCTGCCGCTGACGACGACGTCACTCAAGCCGATACGTTTCAACCGAGCGAAGCGGTCAAAACAGCACTGATGCCATTATTCGATTCCATTTCGAAGGCGGACGGGTCTCGGGCAAATGTCGAGCTGACAGTCGAAACGGTCATGCATGGGGAAATTCTCTCCCGAGAACCGTCGTCGTTTGCGATAGCGTCGAAGTCGCCGGACCATCACACGATCTATCATCAGTCCGAAGGCGAGAGCAAACGGATCTATGCCGACGGCAAAACCTATATCGTGGCGCTCTCGCCACAGGCTTATTACGAACTGCCGGATGTTCTAAGCAATCAAGCGATCGTCACCAGCTCGCCGATCAACCTGGGCGCGTACCCTGAGCCATTACTCGCTCTGACACTGGCTGGCGTTGATCCAACGATCAGCTTCTTCAATGGGATGTTTTCTGTCGAAGCGATGGGAAAAACTAAATTCCGCGGCCGCACTGATTCTGTCCATGTTCGAGGTCAGCAGGACGATAACGTCGTCTGGGACTTGTGGATCACCGATGAACAGCACCCACGTCCCTTGCGGTTGCTGGTCAACCTCACACCAATGTTGCAAGCCAGTGACCAAGTCCATGTGCCCGAAGGTTACGGACTGTCGCTCCGATATGACTTCGTGAAATGGCGAGTAACCGGTGAGGTGGAAGACAAGCTGTTTCACTTCGTCCCGGCTCCAGATGCGACACAATACGCTTCACTCGCCGACTACGAAGAGCAAACCTCGCCCGAGATCGGCAGTCACCCTCTGCTCGGTAAGCCCGTGCCCGAATACACACTGACGCTTCTTGACGGAACCGAAGTCAGCTCAGAGGAACTCAAAGACAAGATCGTTGTCTTGGATTTCTGGGCGACCTGGTGCACGCCCTGCATGCAAGCGATGCCTACCATCAAATCGTCCGTTGCCGAGTTCGCCGACAAAGATGTCGTCTTTTACGCGATCAATGCTGGCGAGAATGCCAGCCTCGTCAACGGTTTTGCCAGCGAGCAAGATTGGGGCGTCGACGTCGCCGTCGATCCCGAGGGCACTCTCATGGATGCTTTCTCGGCGGAGGAAATTCCCCTGACGCTCATCGTTGGACGCAACGGAATCGTCGAATCCACTCACATGGGATACCCTGGGGAAGATGCGTTGGCAAAACAATTTCACGATGAGCTGGATGTGCTAGTCCGAGGTGGACGCATCGCCAGTTCTCAGCCCGAGTAA